One bacterium genomic window carries:
- a CDS encoding FtsX-like permease family protein has translation MNRLVETIKEIFYYLSQYKARTFMTLFGIVWGTVSIVVLLAFGTGVKKALSKSMHGMGERIAILWPGRTSLAWMGFNRDRSIRLVEEDAELLRREVREIRSISPEYGKWNAPLRHGEQINKPNIAGIYPEYAEMRNIQAQPGGRWINDLDMKERRRVIFLGDELAKYLFGQGSNPVGQYLYVADSPFLVIGVLAHKLQNSSYSSRDQDRAFIPAATFQSLFGHRYIDNIVYQISGPLDSQQAQQRVYQVLGKKKGFDPSDKQALSIWDTTEMDKFVYYFSLGFTLFLGLIGVMTLTVGGIGLANIMYVVVQERTAEIGIRRSIGARRVHILSQFLLEAFIVVVVGAFIGFSLAALIIKGIAALPYEDFVGDPVIDLQVASIAVLILSLVGIIAGFFPARKASRLTVIECLRH, from the coding sequence ATGAACCGTCTGGTTGAAACCATCAAAGAGATCTTTTACTATCTGAGTCAGTACAAAGCCCGCACTTTTATGACCCTCTTCGGCATCGTCTGGGGCACGGTCAGCATTGTGGTGCTGCTCGCCTTCGGCACTGGAGTAAAAAAAGCCCTGAGTAAAAGCATGCATGGGATGGGAGAGCGCATCGCCATCCTCTGGCCCGGCCGGACCAGTCTAGCCTGGATGGGCTTTAACCGTGACCGTTCTATTCGCCTGGTGGAGGAGGATGCCGAGCTGCTGCGCCGCGAGGTGCGGGAGATTCGCAGCATCAGCCCGGAATACGGCAAGTGGAATGCGCCCCTGCGTCATGGCGAGCAGATCAACAAGCCCAACATCGCCGGCATCTATCCCGAGTACGCCGAGATGCGTAATATCCAGGCGCAGCCGGGCGGCCGCTGGATCAACGATCTGGACATGAAGGAGCGCAGGCGGGTCATCTTTCTCGGCGACGAGCTGGCCAAATATCTCTTTGGCCAGGGGAGCAATCCCGTGGGCCAGTATCTTTATGTGGCGGATTCTCCTTTTCTAGTCATCGGCGTGTTGGCCCACAAGCTGCAGAATTCATCTTACAGCTCGCGCGATCAGGACCGCGCCTTCATTCCGGCCGCGACCTTTCAATCGCTCTTTGGCCACCGCTATATCGACAACATCGTCTATCAGATCAGCGGGCCTCTTGATTCGCAACAGGCGCAGCAGCGCGTCTATCAGGTGCTGGGCAAAAAAAAGGGCTTTGATCCCAGCGACAAACAGGCCCTGAGCATCTGGGACACCACCGAGATGGACAAGTTCGTCTACTACTTTTCTCTCGGTTTCACCCTGTTCCTGGGACTGATCGGCGTCATGACCCTGACTGTGGGCGGGATCGGTCTGGCCAATATCATGTACGTCGTGGTTCAGGAGCGGACCGCTGAGATCGGCATACGCCGCTCCATCGGCGCCCGCCGCGTTCACATCCTGAGCCAGTTTCTGCTCGAGGCCTTTATCGTCGTCGTCGTGGGGGCGTTCATCGGCTTTAGCCTGGCTGCACTGATCATCAAGGGAATCGCCGCTCTACCCTATGAAGATTTTGTCGGCGATCCGGTCATTGACCTGCAGGTCGCTTCGATCGCCGTCTTGATCCTTAGTCTGGTCGGCATTATAGCCGGTTTTTTCCCGGCGCGCAAAGCCTCCCGGCTTACAGTCATCGAGTGCCTGCGCCACTGA
- a CDS encoding efflux RND transporter periplasmic adaptor subunit gives MIKRSKKKWYWFITAAAVVILIAIAMSAGLKKNGETGPAKVKVGRMTIIDKALAVGAIEPKNEIAVKSKTSGVVGKMYIEVGDFVQAGAPLLDVRPDPTPLELAEATRGVEIAEIELSTLNRELERQKELKAKGLISQQAYETMEQQYDQAAVRAKIARERLELLKKGRVQIAGNAIETTVRAPITGYILQKSVNLGDPVVPLTSYQAGTELMKMADMKELLFRGTLDEIDVGKISEAMPCELAIGALPGKTVKGHVTLISLKARKEENSTLFPIEISIDDAGGAVLRAGFSANATIIINKKEQVLAIPERVVTFRNDSAFVQISSGAKESKEIPIKTGLSDAIHIEVISGLQEGQEVFEKKVKPIV, from the coding sequence AGCAAGAAAAAATGGTATTGGTTTATTACCGCTGCGGCGGTGGTTATTCTGATTGCGATCGCCATGAGCGCTGGGTTGAAAAAAAACGGCGAGACAGGTCCGGCGAAAGTCAAAGTCGGACGAATGACTATCATCGACAAGGCACTGGCTGTGGGAGCGATCGAGCCCAAGAATGAGATCGCGGTGAAATCCAAGACCTCCGGCGTGGTGGGAAAAATGTACATCGAGGTCGGAGATTTTGTCCAGGCGGGCGCGCCTTTGCTCGATGTTCGTCCTGATCCCACACCGCTGGAACTGGCCGAGGCCACCCGCGGCGTAGAGATCGCAGAGATCGAACTCTCCACCCTCAACCGCGAACTCGAGCGCCAGAAGGAACTCAAGGCAAAGGGTTTGATCTCACAGCAGGCCTATGAAACCATGGAGCAGCAATATGACCAGGCTGCGGTGCGCGCCAAGATAGCCCGGGAACGGCTCGAGCTGCTGAAAAAGGGACGCGTTCAGATTGCGGGCAACGCCATTGAAACCACAGTGCGGGCGCCGATCACCGGCTATATTTTGCAAAAGTCGGTCAACCTCGGCGATCCGGTCGTTCCTCTGACTTCTTACCAGGCCGGCACGGAGCTGATGAAGATGGCGGATATGAAGGAGCTGCTTTTCCGCGGCACTCTTGACGAAATCGACGTCGGCAAGATCAGCGAGGCTATGCCCTGCGAGCTGGCAATCGGCGCCCTGCCGGGCAAGACCGTTAAAGGCCACGTCACCCTCATCTCGCTCAAGGCGCGCAAGGAGGAGAACTCCACCCTCTTTCCGATCGAGATCTCCATTGATGACGCGGGCGGAGCTGTACTCCGTGCCGGTTTTTCCGCCAACGCCACCATCATCATCAACAAAAAGGAGCAGGTGCTGGCTATTCCGGAGCGCGTGGTCACCTTTCGCAACGATTCAGCCTTTGTCCAAATCAGCAGCGGAGCAAAGGAAAGCAAAGAGATTCCCATTAAGACCGGCCTCAGCGACGCCATCCATATCGAAGTGATCTCCGGCCTGCAGGAGGGGCAGGAGGTGTTCGAGAAAAAAGTAAAGCCGATTGTCTAA